A window from Drosophila miranda strain MSH22 chromosome Y unlocalized genomic scaffold, D.miranda_PacBio2.1 Contig_Y2_pilon, whole genome shotgun sequence encodes these proteins:
- the LOC117192239 gene encoding uncharacterized protein LOC117192239, translating to MARTPTGERTDAPLPALPGPEQHQKAQGSTALRELGREITQLVEMLEDGKRRSIHQPMRDSIESIRVLYELVAIQLHDEGAKAVIRTHQSSQTSPIFRHLPEPKRKQAAGAPTPQTKRTKAAVEVQTTPGVAVEKDAHAERERKEPEGTPFLTVTNRRRRKRPQKPTGVLADKTRPDAIVIATKGEKTYAEILRKVRTDETLRGLGDAVARIRRTQKGELLLQLNKSGEETETFKSLVANTLKEHAEVRSLSHRATVECKDLDEITTTEDICEALRSQVELAELSADDIQLRKAYGGTQTATIRLPAESAQKALKIGVLKVGWVRCRLRERISVTKCFRCLEFGHMARQCSSKVDRSKLCRRCGKENHLAKDCSLESQCMLCKGASADWKHVAGSGRCPQLRNALTKRSA from the exons atgGCGAGAACGCCAACTGGTGAGCGGACCGACGCCCCGCTGCCGGCCCTCCCTGGCCCGGAGCAGCACCAAAAAGCTCAGGGCAGCACAGCGCTGCGCGAGCTAGGACGAGAGATCACGCAGCTAGTGGAGATGCTCGAGGATGGCAAGAGGCGATCCATACACCAACCCATGCGGGACTCGATCGAGAGCATAAGGGTGCTGTATGAGCTGGTTGCTATCCAGCTGCACGACGAAGGAGCTAAGGCGGTGATCAGGACCCACCAGTCCTCTCAGACGTCACCGATTTTCAGACATCTCCCGGAGCCTAAGAGGAAACAGGCTGCAGGTGCACCAACACCCCAGACAAAGAGGACCAAGGCAGCGGTCGAGGTCCAGACCACACCAGGAGTAGCAGTTGAAAAGGACGCCCACGCTGAAAGGGAGAGAAAGGAGCCGGAGGGGACGCCATTTCTGACGGTGACCAACCGGCGCAGAAGGAAGAGGCCGCAAAAGCCGACGGGAGTGCTCGCGGACAAGACGCGACCAGACGCCATCGTCATTGCCACCAAAGGTGAAAAGACCTATGCAGAGATACTGCGCAAGGTTAGGACGGACGAAACCCTGCGTGGACTCGGTGATGCGGTCGCCAGGATCAGGAGGACCCAAAAAGGAGAGCTACTTCTACAGCTCAACAAGTCGGgagaggagacggagacgtTTAAAAGCCTGGTAGCTAATACGCTGAAGGAGCACGCAGAAGTCCGTAGCCTGTCGCACCGGGCGACCGTAGAGTGCAAGGACCTGGACGAAATAACCACCACGGAGGATATATGCGAAGCTCTGAGAAGCCAG GTGGAATTGGCGGAGCTGTCTGCGGATGACATCCAGCTGAGAAAGGCATACGGCGGAACCCAGACGGCCACAATcaggctgccagcggagagcgcTCAAAAGGCTCTGAAAATAGGAGTCCTAAAAGTAGGCTGGGTAAGATGCAGACTGCGTGAGCGAATCAgcgtcaccaaatgcttcAGATGTCTCGAGTTTGGGCATATGGCACGACAGTGCAGTAGCAAAGTAGATAGGTCCAAGCTGTGTAGAAGAtgtggaaaggagaaccacctGGCAAAGGACTGTAGCCTGGAATCACAGTGCATGCTCTGCAAGGGAGCGAGCGCAGACTGGAAGCACGTGGCCGGCAGCGGTAGATGCCCCCAGCTTAGGAACGCCCTGACTAAAAGATCAGCATGA